In Paenibacillus hexagrammi, the following are encoded in one genomic region:
- a CDS encoding response regulator: protein MRLTAILADDEPNILRNLQLVIPWEQLGIDIVGTAKNGLEALELAETHSPDLIMSDIRMPLMDGITFVEKLRENNRQCEVLMVTGYQDFEYVRSLLKFGVSDYILKPINYDELESTISALADKIRSNKASKAAEEQRWDKMRSLASEKIFYDLLMNYTNITPSTLLPMDEVDLEKLVYQIIMIDVDDYSHKSLQWSEGERKLWNFAVRNVLADSLGSQHVKHTVLQMREGEWCILIECMDHETASASTIQERCSCFSSIYSRVLSSA, encoded by the coding sequence ATGAGATTGACCGCGATTTTGGCTGACGATGAACCGAATATTTTACGTAATCTTCAGCTTGTCATTCCCTGGGAACAGCTAGGAATCGACATTGTGGGAACGGCCAAGAACGGTCTGGAAGCATTGGAGCTTGCCGAGACTCATTCTCCGGACCTTATTATGAGTGATATCCGAATGCCTTTGATGGACGGCATCACGTTCGTAGAGAAGCTGCGGGAGAACAACCGGCAATGTGAAGTTTTAATGGTTACAGGCTATCAGGACTTCGAGTACGTGCGCTCCTTATTAAAATTCGGGGTCAGTGACTACATACTCAAACCGATCAATTATGACGAGTTGGAGAGCACGATAAGCGCTCTAGCAGATAAAATTCGCTCCAATAAGGCCAGCAAAGCGGCCGAAGAGCAGCGTTGGGATAAGATGAGAAGTCTGGCAAGCGAAAAGATTTTCTACGATTTGCTCATGAATTACACGAATATTACGCCAAGCACGCTGCTTCCCATGGATGAAGTCGATCTTGAAAAGCTGGTCTATCAAATCATCATGATCGATGTGGACGATTACTCCCACAAATCGCTGCAGTGGTCTGAGGGGGAGCGCAAGCTGTGGAATTTTGCTGTGCGAAATGTGCTGGCGGATTCGCTCGGCAGCCAACACGTAAAGCACACCGTGCTGCAAATGAGGGAAGGCGAATGGTGTATTCTGATCGAATGCATGGATCATGAAACAGCTAGCGCCTCCACCATTCAGGAGAGGTGCAGCTGCTTCAGCAGCATATACTCCAGAGTGTTAAGCTCGGCGTGA
- a CDS encoding OsmC family protein produces the protein MPNQQHFELKANWQGGLQGSGQLEAGGLTAAISVPVPLGGPGIGTNPEELLLGAAATCYLITLGTLLQRQGIESVQLKSEIFVSTGTSMHVHKIIHRPVVTFPSFFSSEQRDKLRKAAIRAEQTCMISKALRGNVEVIVEPELLLADSSE, from the coding sequence ATGCCGAATCAGCAGCATTTTGAACTAAAAGCGAACTGGCAGGGAGGGCTTCAAGGGAGCGGTCAATTGGAGGCCGGTGGACTAACCGCAGCTATCTCCGTACCTGTTCCATTGGGAGGTCCTGGTATCGGGACCAATCCAGAGGAGCTTCTGCTCGGAGCGGCGGCAACCTGCTATCTAATCACGCTCGGGACACTGCTCCAGAGGCAAGGTATCGAAAGCGTACAGCTGAAATCTGAAATCTTCGTCAGCACGGGGACTTCAATGCATGTTCATAAAATCATACATCGTCCGGTTGTAACCTTTCCTTCGTTCTTTTCGTCCGAGCAAAGAGACAAGCTTCGAAAAGCGGCCATTCGTGCAGAACAGACTTGTATGATCAGCAAAGCGCTCCGAGGAAATGTAGAAGTAATTGTGGAGCCGGAGCTCCTTCTTGCGGACAGCAGCGAATAG
- a CDS encoding PKD domain-containing protein translates to MKPRTILTYFYMVNSPPAAVMQIPAGSKDNPTVFNSLRPTIQWEQTDPDPGTIFRHAEIQITNETNDVLILDTGELDQWTSSNTGSWTVDRDLPAGQKLRVRVRVSDGMVWSEYSAQTWLYINRAPHADFDWSPKPVWEGDQVTLVNLSTDEDGDPLQYEWQVLDPDGHMETYNTLNVGIKFLQPGSYTVTLTVFDGYDEDRVVKVITALPLTIESDVSHTTEWLDYHQSKGHRTDSPPKDFYSGEIFMVSTRSSPAPVDEVTAWIDTDGLDGRALYAKEVLDAQSDDPTLYQGELFDERFLSLTAGLPEGLQTIHFEIRYHNGVVRLQDIPITIIGSVQKTVGVHRVQ, encoded by the coding sequence GTGAAGCCGAGGACGATCCTTACCTATTTCTATATGGTGAATAGTCCGCCTGCCGCGGTGATGCAAATTCCAGCAGGAAGCAAGGATAACCCGACGGTGTTTAACAGCTTGCGTCCTACTATTCAGTGGGAGCAGACAGACCCTGACCCGGGAACGATTTTCAGGCATGCTGAAATTCAAATTACGAATGAAACGAATGATGTGCTAATTCTGGATACCGGGGAGCTGGATCAATGGACAAGCTCGAATACAGGAAGCTGGACGGTTGACCGTGATCTTCCGGCAGGTCAGAAGCTGAGGGTTCGAGTCCGGGTATCTGATGGTATGGTATGGTCGGAGTACTCTGCTCAGACTTGGTTGTACATCAATAGAGCGCCGCATGCTGATTTTGACTGGTCGCCCAAGCCGGTCTGGGAAGGGGACCAAGTAACGTTAGTCAACCTTTCGACGGATGAGGATGGTGATCCGCTTCAGTATGAGTGGCAGGTGCTAGACCCTGATGGTCATATGGAAACTTACAACACACTCAACGTTGGAATTAAGTTTCTCCAACCGGGATCCTATACCGTTACCTTGACCGTGTTTGACGGGTATGACGAAGATCGCGTGGTAAAAGTGATTACCGCGCTTCCGCTTACGATTGAATCGGATGTCTCTCATACAACGGAGTGGCTGGACTATCATCAGTCCAAGGGGCATCGTACCGATTCGCCGCCAAAAGATTTTTACTCCGGTGAAATATTTATGGTATCGACGCGTAGTTCACCAGCACCTGTAGACGAAGTGACGGCTTGGATTGATACGGATGGCCTAGATGGACGTGCCTTATATGCTAAGGAAGTACTAGATGCCCAGAGCGATGACCCTACTCTATATCAAGGAGAGTTGTTTGATGAAAGATTTCTTTCCTTGACAGCTGGTTTGCCGGAGGGATTGCAGACCATCCATTTTGAGATACGATATCATAACGGTGTTGTGAGACTGCAGGACATTCCGATCACGATCATTGGCAGCGTTCAAAAAACGGTGGGAGTTCATCGGGTTCAATAA
- a CDS encoding methyl-accepting chemotaxis protein: protein MNSLLSRMILSFSGLIFVAGVVLGITLYESSTSLVENSMGLQAKAVAEKAVQRIDIDAYSQIKPATGGETEYYTKLREELNAIRETNGFKYLYTLAKVDQDGKSSYVYVVDGAPKDAKEDDFSALGTSEDNAYPGMVTSFEEGQPTIGELTKDEYGATVTAYVPFKGKDGKLLGVMGADLDATAVYKLMDHSRKTMIAIAAGIFAVSVLLVVVLARILTRPLSQLTQQVAKVGEGDMTVAISMNRKDEIGRLASAFGHLVADTRKVIQGIKGSSEQLLSAAGGVADHARQTTQASHAISASIHDASQGAQMQVLRSSEVTKAMEEMTSGMQRIAESASVLAEVSQRTMKDANLGHDSIESAVTQMESIVTSSVRMAAATKHLEGRSGEIGEIVSVMAEIASQTNLLALNAAIEAARAGENGRGFAVVADEVRKLANQSQASSGRIAELIEAILEQTASLSASMEASAEEAQAGLGLVKGAGSAFGDILAGLERTTVQLQEVSAASEEVSAGSEEVAASVDEMERLSAQAAEHFREIAQASSTQLDSMDQVSGSAQSLRMMSEELKQLINRFKV from the coding sequence TTGAATAGTTTACTTTCACGTATGATTCTAAGTTTCTCGGGTCTTATTTTCGTCGCAGGGGTAGTTCTTGGTATAACCCTCTATGAATCCTCCACCTCACTAGTTGAGAATTCCATGGGTCTGCAAGCAAAAGCGGTCGCGGAAAAAGCTGTACAACGGATAGACATCGATGCTTACTCTCAGATCAAGCCTGCCACCGGTGGAGAGACGGAGTACTATACGAAGCTTCGAGAGGAGCTGAACGCAATACGGGAGACTAATGGTTTTAAATATTTGTACACGCTTGCGAAGGTAGATCAGGATGGAAAGTCTTCTTATGTGTATGTGGTGGACGGAGCTCCGAAGGATGCGAAAGAGGATGATTTCTCCGCGCTAGGAACGTCGGAAGATAACGCATATCCGGGAATGGTTACCTCCTTTGAAGAAGGGCAGCCGACAATCGGTGAGCTAACCAAGGATGAATACGGGGCCACTGTAACGGCTTATGTACCTTTTAAAGGGAAAGACGGTAAGCTATTAGGAGTCATGGGCGCTGACTTGGACGCAACCGCTGTATATAAGCTGATGGATCATTCGCGGAAGACGATGATTGCCATAGCGGCGGGAATTTTTGCCGTTAGCGTGCTGTTAGTGGTAGTTCTTGCGCGTATTCTTACCCGTCCCTTGTCCCAATTGACGCAGCAGGTGGCTAAAGTAGGGGAAGGCGATATGACCGTTGCGATCTCCATGAACCGAAAAGATGAGATCGGACGATTGGCATCCGCATTCGGGCATCTTGTGGCGGATACGCGAAAGGTCATTCAGGGCATTAAGGGGAGCTCGGAGCAGCTGTTGAGTGCTGCCGGGGGCGTTGCCGACCACGCGCGGCAAACAACGCAAGCTAGTCATGCGATTTCTGCGAGCATTCACGATGCGTCACAAGGGGCGCAGATGCAGGTACTGCGCTCCTCCGAGGTGACGAAAGCCATGGAGGAGATGACGTCCGGCATGCAGCGCATCGCGGAGTCTGCCTCCGTCCTGGCGGAGGTGTCACAGCGGACGATGAAGGATGCGAACCTCGGGCATGACTCCATCGAGTCTGCGGTAACGCAGATGGAGTCGATCGTTACGTCGTCGGTCCGCATGGCAGCCGCGACGAAGCACTTGGAAGGACGCTCCGGTGAAATCGGAGAGATCGTGTCTGTGATGGCGGAGATTGCGTCGCAGACCAATCTCCTGGCGCTCAACGCCGCGATCGAAGCGGCGCGTGCGGGAGAGAACGGCCGCGGCTTCGCCGTCGTGGCCGACGAAGTGAGGAAGCTTGCGAATCAGTCGCAAGCTTCCTCCGGGAGGATCGCCGAGCTGATCGAGGCGATCCTGGAGCAGACGGCCTCGCTGTCTGCGAGCATGGAAGCAAGCGCCGAGGAAGCGCAGGCGGGCCTTGGCCTGGTCAAGGGCGCCGGCAGCGCATTCGGCGACATTCTTGCCGGTCTGGAGCGCACAACTGTGCAGCTCCAGGAGGTTTCCGCCGCCTCGGAGGAGGTATCGGCGGGCTCGGAGGAGGTCGCGGCTTCCGTCGACGAGATGGAGCGCCTCTCCGCGCAAGCGGCGGAGCACTTCCGAGAAATCGCGCAAGCTTCAAGCACACAGCTTGATTCTATGGATCAGGTGAGCGGATCGGCACAATCGCTCAGAATGATGTCGGAGGAGCTAAAGCAGTTGATCAATCGCTTTAAGGTCTAG
- a CDS encoding cache domain-containing sensor histidine kinase: MQMNLNKKVYLGFLAFIIIPLFVLGTVVYTVSQHLIEKKYGDLNEVTLQAIGRNIYYMFKEANYFSDFWMVKDGIQDIYRTMDEWKQGESAPSSYDLNTFDTLLRSSILTYSPVQSVVIYNKDGKSFSAGRTSGSQIQWPALIDSSAFKQIQSLNGVPLWIGPSEYKEFPTGNRDYYQARVVKDFWTMDDRGYLLLRFRFNELDQIFSSYGQGEEASKRYLLVNKTGLIFYDNKQALEGANVLQLLPGKLDLNKPNNSFQADFLGEKTLVSYYHLNLNQMGVQDWSVVSITSWKYVAGELETIMKWVAGITFICLFCALVYNLVFVRRIIQFILRIVSSMKRVERGDLTTRIEVSGSDETTALARGFNSLVVRVDDLLDEVKQQQDRKNKAELMLLQAQIKPHFLFNTLESINALAIQNQGRKVSQMVYRLGSLLRISIDGREEIPLRQELEHLKNYLEIQKYRFEDQFHFELDIPQELLDSTILKLTLQPLVENSIQHGFETASYMGFIRIYALDEGQRIGIYVEDNGVGMSGEKLAVFQYRLELSTPIQELRSVHEERRGLGIGNVADRIRIKYGKPFGLFLCSREVEGTTVKVVIPKQKGEGL, from the coding sequence ATGCAGATGAATTTGAATAAGAAAGTATATCTGGGGTTTTTGGCCTTTATCATCATTCCTTTGTTTGTGCTGGGGACGGTGGTATACACGGTATCCCAGCATCTGATTGAGAAAAAATACGGTGATTTGAACGAAGTCACACTTCAGGCGATTGGCCGCAACATCTACTATATGTTTAAGGAAGCGAACTATTTTTCCGATTTCTGGATGGTTAAGGATGGCATTCAGGATATTTACCGGACGATGGATGAATGGAAGCAAGGAGAAAGCGCCCCTTCTTCGTACGATTTGAATACATTCGACACCCTGCTGCGCAGCTCGATTCTTACTTATTCCCCCGTGCAATCGGTGGTCATTTATAACAAAGACGGCAAATCATTCAGTGCAGGAAGGACCAGCGGCAGTCAGATTCAGTGGCCGGCGCTCATCGACAGCTCCGCTTTTAAACAAATTCAAAGCTTGAACGGGGTTCCGCTCTGGATCGGCCCTTCGGAATACAAGGAGTTTCCTACGGGGAACCGGGATTACTATCAGGCGCGTGTGGTGAAAGACTTTTGGACGATGGACGACCGCGGGTACCTGCTGCTGCGATTCCGATTCAATGAGCTTGACCAAATATTCAGTTCCTACGGCCAGGGCGAGGAAGCCTCCAAGCGGTATTTGCTGGTCAATAAAACCGGCCTTATTTTTTACGATAATAAACAAGCGCTCGAAGGAGCGAACGTCCTGCAACTGCTCCCCGGTAAGCTTGATTTGAACAAGCCGAACAACAGCTTTCAGGCTGATTTTCTGGGAGAGAAAACCCTGGTCTCCTACTATCATTTAAATCTGAATCAAATGGGTGTGCAGGATTGGAGTGTCGTCTCCATCACTTCTTGGAAGTACGTGGCGGGAGAGCTGGAAACGATCATGAAATGGGTGGCGGGGATTACGTTCATCTGTCTGTTCTGCGCGCTTGTTTACAATTTGGTGTTTGTGCGCCGAATTATTCAGTTCATCTTGCGGATCGTATCCTCCATGAAGCGGGTGGAACGGGGGGACTTGACCACGCGCATTGAGGTGAGCGGAAGCGATGAAACGACGGCGTTGGCTCGAGGCTTTAACAGTCTGGTTGTTCGCGTTGACGATCTGCTCGATGAAGTGAAGCAGCAGCAGGATCGTAAAAATAAAGCGGAGCTGATGCTGCTGCAAGCCCAGATCAAGCCTCATTTTCTATTCAACACTCTGGAATCTATCAATGCTCTTGCCATTCAAAATCAAGGCAGGAAGGTCAGTCAGATGGTGTACCGCTTAGGAAGTCTGCTGCGGATCAGCATTGACGGCAGAGAGGAAATTCCGCTGCGGCAGGAGCTAGAGCATCTCAAGAATTATCTGGAGATTCAAAAATACCGCTTTGAAGACCAATTTCATTTTGAACTCGATATTCCCCAAGAGCTGCTCGATTCTACCATTCTCAAGCTGACGCTCCAGCCTCTCGTGGAAAACAGCATTCAGCATGGATTTGAGACCGCTTCGTACATGGGCTTCATACGGATCTATGCTTTGGATGAAGGGCAGCGGATCGGCATTTATGTGGAAGATAACGGTGTTGGTATGTCGGGTGAGAAGCTGGCTGTTTTTCAATACCGCCTCGAGCTGAGTACTCCGATTCAGGAGCTTCGCAGCGTCCATGAAGAGCGCAGAGGCTTGGGGATTGGCAATGTGGCTGACCGCATTCGCATCAAATATGGAAAGCCGTTCGGATTGTTTCTATGCAGCCGCGAGGTAGAGGGCACAACTGTGAAGGTTGTGATCCCGAAGCAGAAAGGAGAAGGGCTATGA